A stretch of the Haloplanus aerogenes genome encodes the following:
- a CDS encoding IS110 family RNA-guided transposase — protein sequence MYLGIDTHKRYSQVAVVDGDGNLQDEIRLPNDRLDELAEQYTGAEAAIEASGHYRPIYEMLDEHLDVTLVNPSKNRIIADAAVKTDRVDAKRLAQMLRAGMLAESYVPPDEIRVLRDLVRTRKSLVEARTAEKNRVRAVLTRTDNTYDSELFGPTGREFLAELSLSDVDRAILEAHLSIIDEYDQQIERLEEKVERRVLESPAAQRLLTIPGVGQYTAAVIAAEVGEIERFDEDKQLVSYAGLDPVIHQSGDKEIRGSISKEGSAPLRWALVQCANIAVRCDEYLGNFYTRLKQRKNHQIAIVATARKMLVSIFHMLTRKEPYDPPGVSA from the coding sequence ATGTACCTCGGAATCGACACCCACAAACGGTACTCGCAGGTTGCCGTCGTCGACGGCGACGGCAACCTGCAAGACGAGATTCGCTTGCCAAACGACCGCCTTGACGAACTCGCCGAGCAGTACACCGGTGCTGAAGCTGCTATCGAAGCATCCGGTCACTACCGCCCGATCTACGAGATGCTCGACGAGCATCTCGATGTTACCCTCGTTAACCCATCAAAGAATCGGATCATTGCTGATGCGGCAGTCAAAACCGATCGCGTCGATGCGAAACGACTCGCACAGATGCTTCGGGCGGGTATGCTCGCTGAGAGCTACGTGCCACCGGACGAGATCCGCGTTCTGCGGGATCTCGTCCGGACTCGGAAGTCCCTCGTCGAAGCGCGGACAGCTGAGAAAAACCGCGTCAGAGCTGTCCTTACACGCACCGACAACACCTACGACAGCGAGTTGTTCGGGCCGACTGGTCGAGAGTTCCTAGCGGAACTCTCTCTCAGCGACGTGGATCGAGCAATTCTCGAGGCTCACCTCTCCATCATTGATGAGTACGACCAGCAAATCGAGAGGCTGGAAGAGAAGGTCGAACGGAGAGTACTGGAATCGCCAGCAGCCCAGCGGCTGCTGACGATTCCTGGCGTTGGGCAGTATACAGCCGCCGTAATCGCCGCTGAAGTCGGTGAAATAGAGCGATTTGACGAAGACAAGCAACTCGTGAGTTACGCTGGGCTTGATCCAGTCATCCACCAGTCTGGTGACAAAGAGATACGTGGAAGCATCAGCAAAGAGGGCTCAGCGCCGTTGCGCTGGGCCCTCGTCCAGTGTGCCAACATAGCTGTTCGATGTGACGAGTATCTCGGGAATTTCTACACACGGTTGAAACAGCGGAAGAACCACCAAATCGCAATCGTCGCAACGGCTCGGAAGATGCTGGTCTCGATCTTCCATATGCTCACGCGGAAAGAACCATACGATCCACCGGGGGTGAGTGCCTGA
- a CDS encoding IS1595 family transposase has translation MIPLKTFVSERRAANLLAQVRWRDGVYCPRCRAESVIRYGSYRVFQRYCCKNCDRTFNDQTGTVFEHSAVELRKWFLAVYTYIRFNTSLRQLDVEIDVSYKTVYRRVQRPEEALDAPRPQLEGPVEIDELYVKAGLKGRERDRPSRSRGLSTRGRGSYEQDKLPVFILADRGTGDRYVLPAKAADESTIRLLLANRKEESLTVYTDGFRAYEPLDEDDAFDREYVVHGDGEYADGDVHVDTCESHGSLARSWLSPHRGVSKDKITPYLRALQLRRRVYRKPGKEALKTILETAL, from the coding sequence ATGATTCCACTCAAGACGTTCGTCTCGGAGCGTCGCGCCGCGAACCTGCTGGCACAGGTTCGCTGGCGTGACGGCGTCTATTGCCCACGCTGCCGTGCCGAATCCGTGATTCGGTACGGCAGCTATCGAGTGTTCCAGCGATACTGCTGTAAGAATTGTGACCGCACATTCAACGATCAAACTGGCACCGTCTTCGAACACTCAGCGGTCGAACTCAGGAAGTGGTTTCTCGCGGTCTACACGTACATCCGCTTCAACACCAGTCTTCGGCAGTTAGACGTGGAAATCGATGTCTCCTACAAAACGGTGTACCGGCGCGTCCAGCGCCCGGAGGAAGCGCTGGACGCGCCTCGACCACAACTCGAAGGGCCAGTTGAGATCGACGAACTGTACGTGAAAGCCGGGCTCAAAGGCCGCGAGCGCGACCGACCGTCGCGCTCGCGTGGGCTCTCCACGCGTGGACGAGGATCGTACGAACAGGACAAGCTACCCGTGTTCATTCTGGCTGATCGCGGCACTGGCGACCGCTACGTTCTGCCAGCGAAAGCCGCCGACGAATCGACGATTCGACTCCTGCTTGCGAACCGCAAAGAGGAGTCGCTGACCGTTTACACCGACGGCTTTCGAGCGTACGAACCGCTTGATGAGGACGACGCATTCGACCGCGAATACGTCGTCCACGGCGACGGCGAATACGCCGATGGAGACGTTCACGTCGATACCTGCGAGAGCCACGGATCGCTGGCGCGATCCTGGCTCTCGCCCCATCGAGGCGTCTCCAAGGACAAGATTACGCCGTATCTCAGAGCGCTTCAACTTCGTCGTCGTGTCTACCGAAAACCGGGGAAAGAAGCGCTCAAAACCATCCTCGAAACTGCGCTCTAA
- a CDS encoding O-antigen ligase family protein codes for MNEHKNRTLIVPLFVSAFLLSALVEPIIPDWVLIGFKLFGFWNYVGAALIICVHLSRNPRIRLSLLSFAPIGIFLYSSSVSVIASPAGLQTPVLVEMGQHLVEFAVIVLMLRTRLELERTLWIIPLTVAITLLVATWELATGTHFGFSRLALDNFSTVRGTTALWHNRNDFSYFLALSTPIVIYKVRHANIFDHLLSALVVLIVATIIAYNGTRSAFLALVLSCLLYVAAIKQRSSTRHTFRVYRFGTLSVIAILFGVICVPLLENPFLYGSSLWIRWQLLTLTPTLLMSWPMGVGIGNIPPTVAKIPIATSGVFSPHNWAFQLLAELGIVGALFAIIVIGKSIDVLAYHWFSGKNEIALPLFLTLVSFLIAGFAPSNAFWGMHIIWIALGFAISCQAIPSQSNTIAHG; via the coding sequence ATGAACGAACACAAAAATCGGACACTGATCGTCCCACTTTTCGTCAGTGCATTTCTTCTCTCTGCGTTAGTTGAACCTATAATTCCTGATTGGGTCCTAATCGGATTCAAATTGTTCGGATTTTGGAATTATGTGGGTGCGGCGCTCATCATTTGCGTCCATCTATCTCGCAATCCTCGTATTCGCTTGTCATTGTTATCTTTCGCACCGATTGGAATCTTTCTTTATTCTTCGTCTGTTTCAGTAATAGCTTCCCCAGCGGGATTGCAAACCCCGGTACTTGTTGAGATGGGGCAGCATCTAGTCGAATTTGCTGTGATTGTTCTTATGTTACGCACCCGTCTTGAACTGGAACGAACTCTCTGGATAATTCCATTGACTGTTGCGATCACGCTATTGGTGGCAACTTGGGAATTAGCTACGGGGACACATTTTGGCTTTAGTCGACTGGCGTTGGATAACTTCTCGACAGTTCGGGGAACAACGGCGCTATGGCATAATAGGAATGACTTCAGTTATTTTCTTGCACTTTCGACTCCAATTGTCATTTACAAAGTCAGACATGCGAACATATTTGATCACTTATTAAGCGCACTGGTAGTACTAATTGTAGCAACAATTATAGCATATAATGGAACGAGAAGCGCATTTCTTGCTCTTGTCTTGTCTTGCCTCCTCTACGTTGCGGCTATCAAGCAGCGCTCTTCAACTCGACACACATTTCGTGTTTATCGATTCGGCACTCTAAGCGTAATTGCGATTCTCTTCGGTGTGATTTGTGTGCCTCTGTTGGAGAATCCTTTTTTATACGGTTCAAGTCTATGGATTCGGTGGCAACTATTGACGTTAACCCCCACTCTGTTGATGTCATGGCCAATGGGTGTGGGGATCGGCAATATCCCACCAACTGTGGCGAAGATTCCTATTGCTACTTCTGGTGTTTTCTCGCCACATAATTGGGCCTTCCAACTCCTTGCCGAGCTTGGCATTGTTGGCGCTTTATTTGCGATTATCGTGATCGGGAAATCGATTGATGTCCTCGCCTATCACTGGTTTTCTGGCAAAAATGAAATTGCTTTGCCATTATTTTTGACGTTGGTTTCGTTTTTAATTGCAGGCTTCGCACCGAGTAATGCATTTTGGGGTATGCATATTATATGGATAGCTCTAGGATTCGCTATAAGTTGTCAAGCAATCCCGAGTCAGTCTAATACTATCGCTCATGGGTAG
- a CDS encoding glycosyltransferase family protein produces MKTILLMRVLLGPEGVAGQLVAYADGLTKHGISVSTLSKTEHEFEYEYDIVIWPNGECSNLWKSRMDRLMTTLKILPKFDVFHYFSSKSIFANYLDLRLAGKLNKLRVMSFTGSSSRIIADCADKNPYLDSKRYPSSITDARRKSRLKQLSDVIDVALIQYYELEDYIAPYFDTVERVPRAVDTQSIQPCYPESKGPIRIAHAPTNRYLKGTNELIEIVSSFRTGEVILDIIEGVSHTEALDRLSKADIIVDALRQGWYGVVALEGWALGKPVMAYVRGDLMSRYPDNIPIVNTNLDSLKEDLLTLIGDPDLRNEIGRQSRDYVEQHHDQAQVAKQLINIYRDQL; encoded by the coding sequence GTGAAGACTATTCTTCTAATGAGAGTTCTTTTAGGCCCAGAGGGTGTTGCTGGGCAATTGGTTGCCTATGCCGATGGCTTGACCAAACATGGCATCTCTGTTTCGACATTATCAAAAACAGAGCACGAATTTGAGTATGAATATGACATCGTAATTTGGCCGAACGGGGAATGTTCAAATTTATGGAAGTCCCGCATGGATCGATTAATGACAACCCTGAAAATACTGCCAAAATTTGATGTATTTCATTATTTTTCTTCAAAATCAATTTTCGCGAACTATCTTGATCTGAGGTTGGCAGGCAAGCTAAACAAATTGCGTGTGATGTCCTTTACGGGAAGTTCATCTCGGATTATTGCCGATTGTGCAGATAAGAATCCATATCTAGATTCAAAGCGCTATCCCAGCTCTATTACAGACGCTCGACGGAAGAGCCGGTTGAAACAATTATCTGATGTGATTGATGTTGCGCTGATTCAGTACTATGAACTCGAAGATTATATTGCGCCATATTTTGATACAGTTGAACGCGTGCCGCGGGCAGTCGATACCCAGTCTATTCAGCCATGTTATCCCGAGTCTAAAGGGCCAATTCGAATTGCTCACGCCCCAACCAATCGTTATCTTAAGGGAACAAACGAACTAATTGAAATTGTCAGTTCATTTAGAACTGGTGAGGTGATACTAGACATAATTGAAGGAGTGTCGCATACTGAAGCGCTGGACCGACTCAGCAAAGCAGATATCATCGTTGACGCTCTTCGTCAGGGCTGGTATGGAGTTGTCGCGTTAGAGGGTTGGGCACTGGGTAAGCCGGTCATGGCTTACGTCCGCGGCGACTTGATGAGTCGGTATCCCGATAACATCCCGATCGTCAACACAAATTTAGATTCACTTAAAGAGGATTTGCTTACGTTGATTGGTGATCCAGATCTCCGTAACGAAATTGGACGCCAAAGTCGTGACTATGTGGAACAACATCACGATCAGGCGCAAGTCGCAAAACAACTGATCAACATCTATCGCGACCAGCTCTAA
- a CDS encoding glycosyltransferase family 4 protein, with protein MHSLHLTTAHTPTDVRIFNKEAISLANEGFDVGILAHDAPAQDQNRIQFFDLGSSQTRVDRWKNIPKVAQIAKRLDPSIYHFHDPELIPVGLYLSRTTDSAVVYDVHEDYGHIATTREWIPNPVSGPLSYILPKIEGATAERFDAIVAVSDWIATPFRDRGIPVTVAHNFPRTESLPPANNLVERDREYVLCYVGGLQELRGIYRMLELLETLLERNIDVELWALGKWSPDENHARVDRFIQQRNLKRYVRFPGYLAYDEMFQHLHSADVGLALLDVEHYKKGVPTKFFEYLYAGLPIVTTPVDAVDAFMPEQYCHVVPQGDTEATADAVETALERDYDPVQMRSLVEAEYSWETEAEKLVNLYEDLLG; from the coding sequence ATGCACAGTCTGCACCTGACAACAGCACATACGCCGACGGACGTTCGTATCTTCAATAAGGAGGCAATTAGTCTTGCAAACGAAGGATTCGATGTCGGTATCCTCGCTCATGACGCTCCAGCCCAAGATCAAAACAGAATCCAATTCTTCGATCTTGGATCGTCTCAAACACGCGTTGACCGGTGGAAGAACATCCCGAAGGTCGCTCAAATCGCGAAACGTCTCGACCCGTCAATCTACCACTTCCATGACCCGGAGCTGATCCCGGTCGGACTCTATCTCTCCCGAACGACGGATTCGGCCGTAGTGTACGATGTCCACGAGGATTACGGGCATATTGCTACGACACGAGAGTGGATTCCAAATCCTGTATCGGGACCGCTATCGTACATACTCCCCAAAATTGAAGGGGCCACAGCAGAGCGCTTCGACGCGATCGTAGCAGTTTCCGATTGGATCGCCACTCCGTTCCGCGATCGGGGGATCCCTGTTACGGTTGCACACAACTTTCCACGGACGGAATCGTTACCACCAGCTAACAATCTGGTAGAACGAGATCGGGAATATGTTCTCTGTTATGTTGGTGGGCTCCAAGAGTTGCGCGGGATCTATCGAATGCTTGAACTCCTTGAAACGTTATTGGAGCGTAACATCGATGTCGAGTTATGGGCACTCGGGAAATGGTCACCGGACGAGAATCATGCACGCGTGGATCGATTTATCCAACAACGGAATCTCAAGCGATACGTTCGATTTCCCGGGTATCTTGCGTACGATGAGATGTTCCAGCACCTCCATTCGGCTGATGTGGGGCTCGCATTGCTTGACGTTGAACACTATAAGAAAGGTGTTCCGACAAAATTCTTCGAATATCTCTATGCCGGATTACCGATCGTCACCACACCTGTCGACGCAGTAGACGCATTTATGCCGGAACAGTACTGCCACGTCGTTCCGCAAGGAGACACGGAGGCTACGGCAGATGCCGTCGAAACGGCCTTAGAACGAGATTACGATCCTGTTCAAATGCGCTCACTTGTCGAGGCAGAATATAGCTGGGAAACTGAAGCTGAGAAACTCGTTAACCTATATGAAGACCTACTCGGATGA
- the wecB gene encoding non-hydrolyzing UDP-N-acetylglucosamine 2-epimerase: MDVLSVVGARPQFIKAFVVSRELRATHDEVLVHTGQHYDEELSDIFFEELGIPEPDYDLGIGSESHATQTARMMIGLEEVVEEYAPDILLCYGDTNSTLAAAIVASKFDLELAHVEAGLRSFNRGMPEEINRILTDHASDILFAPSERAVDHLQSEGITEKVYNVGDVMYDSLLWAREEAKNRSTIREDLGVANEEYLLATVHRPRNTDDRERLKTIITSLAIDQRRVVFPAHPRTIDRLKRYDLLAMTEEELTLIDPVSYLDFVSLQAGAEVIVTDSGGIQKEAFFLDVPCITLREETEWPETIEAGGNLLVGADAGAIREALANPPQLSSNSEPYGDGTASKKIVEVLNKSSE; this comes from the coding sequence ATGGATGTACTTTCCGTCGTCGGTGCTCGACCACAATTCATCAAGGCATTCGTAGTCTCACGCGAATTGCGGGCTACACACGACGAAGTTCTCGTTCACACCGGACAGCATTATGATGAAGAGTTGTCGGACATATTCTTTGAAGAACTGGGGATTCCGGAACCGGATTACGACCTCGGAATCGGTTCCGAGAGTCACGCGACCCAAACTGCGCGGATGATGATTGGACTGGAAGAGGTGGTCGAGGAGTATGCACCAGATATCCTGCTCTGTTACGGAGACACAAACTCAACACTTGCAGCTGCCATCGTTGCATCGAAGTTTGATTTGGAATTGGCACATGTGGAGGCAGGACTCCGAAGCTTCAACCGCGGGATGCCCGAAGAAATAAATCGAATTCTGACAGATCACGCGTCAGATATCCTGTTTGCGCCAAGCGAACGCGCTGTTGATCATCTCCAAAGCGAGGGAATCACAGAGAAGGTATACAATGTCGGCGATGTGATGTATGATTCACTTCTGTGGGCACGCGAAGAAGCTAAGAATCGCTCGACTATTCGTGAGGATCTCGGTGTTGCGAACGAGGAGTATCTCCTTGCGACGGTGCATCGGCCTCGGAATACCGACGATCGGGAGCGACTTAAAACGATCATCACGAGTCTCGCTATTGATCAGCGTCGCGTCGTGTTCCCGGCACATCCACGGACGATCGATCGGCTGAAGCGATATGATTTGCTGGCGATGACGGAGGAAGAGCTTACGCTCATCGACCCAGTCAGCTATCTGGACTTTGTCTCACTTCAGGCCGGTGCAGAGGTCATCGTAACGGACTCCGGTGGGATCCAGAAGGAAGCGTTCTTCCTTGATGTCCCCTGTATTACATTACGTGAGGAGACAGAGTGGCCGGAGACGATTGAGGCAGGTGGAAACCTTCTAGTCGGAGCAGATGCCGGCGCGATTCGTGAGGCACTAGCGAATCCTCCTCAATTATCTTCAAACTCCGAGCCGTACGGGGATGGAACTGCAAGTAAAAAGATCGTGGAAGTATTGAATAAATCATCCGAGTAG
- a CDS encoding acyltransferase, with translation MNHTIIGYEYTEDSDEPHIGSDPTIRAGTIIYNDVAIGDHFSTGHYALVRELTEIGDDVLVGTKAVIDGRTTVGSNVSLQTGVYVPSHTTIKDHVFLGPHAVLTNDPYPIRGDADLAGPKIEEHASIGANATILSDVTVGTKSFVAAGSVVVDDVPPETLAIGAPAEHRSLPEEVPQRNKL, from the coding sequence ATGAACCACACGATAATTGGGTACGAATACACGGAAGATTCCGACGAGCCACACATTGGATCTGACCCGACGATTCGAGCCGGGACGATCATCTACAACGATGTCGCCATCGGCGACCACTTCTCAACGGGCCACTATGCGCTTGTCAGAGAATTGACTGAGATCGGCGACGACGTCCTCGTTGGAACCAAGGCCGTCATTGACGGCCGCACGACTGTCGGATCAAACGTGAGTCTACAGACTGGCGTATACGTCCCATCCCACACGACGATCAAGGATCACGTCTTTCTCGGTCCACACGCCGTGTTGACCAACGATCCCTATCCAATTCGAGGGGATGCCGACCTCGCTGGACCGAAAATCGAAGAACACGCGTCTATTGGCGCGAACGCGACTATTCTCTCAGACGTGACGGTCGGAACCAAATCATTTGTTGCGGCTGGTTCCGTTGTCGTTGATGACGTACCGCCGGAAACTCTCGCGATTGGTGCACCCGCGGAACACCGATCGCTACCCGAAGAGGTCCCGCAGAGAAACAAGCTATGA
- a CDS encoding DegT/DnrJ/EryC1/StrS family aminotransferase, which yields MTIPIANPTISEKAKARVEAVLDSGMIADGPEVRKFEDEFADYCEVEYGVATANGTAALHAALEALGIGEGDTVLTTPLSFVATANAIRFTGAKPVFADINPETYNLDPDAATTVARKHDVDAIMPVHLYGLPVAMNPIQDLASDLDIPIVEDAAQAHGATYGGDPVGSLGDVACFSFYPTKNMTTGEGGMIVTNRDDIFEAASQFVNHGRTESYEHAMLGHNFRMTSMAAAIGRVQLDRLPEFIETRRENAAKLTEGLTETSVATPTEPDGLKHVYHQYTIRTDSRDELQDHLDDHGVGNNVYYPKCIHEQPAYDGIKVTAPKGEAAAMEVLSLPVHPSVSADDRNWIIESIQDYDTE from the coding sequence ATGACGATACCAATCGCCAACCCGACGATAAGTGAGAAGGCGAAAGCGCGTGTTGAGGCCGTCCTCGACAGCGGAATGATTGCGGACGGACCGGAAGTCCGCAAGTTCGAAGACGAATTCGCTGACTACTGCGAAGTCGAATATGGAGTCGCGACGGCAAATGGAACCGCCGCACTCCACGCTGCCCTCGAAGCACTCGGAATTGGCGAGGGAGATACTGTGTTGACAACTCCCCTTTCCTTTGTCGCCACCGCGAATGCAATCCGCTTTACCGGAGCAAAACCGGTATTCGCCGACATCAACCCGGAGACATACAACCTTGATCCCGACGCAGCTACGACAGTTGCACGCAAACACGATGTCGACGCGATCATGCCGGTTCACCTCTACGGACTGCCAGTAGCCATGAACCCGATCCAGGATCTCGCGAGCGACCTTGACATACCAATCGTTGAGGACGCAGCTCAGGCACATGGCGCGACCTATGGTGGCGATCCAGTAGGATCGCTTGGGGACGTGGCGTGCTTTTCGTTTTACCCGACGAAGAACATGACTACAGGAGAAGGCGGGATGATCGTCACCAATCGCGACGATATCTTCGAGGCAGCTTCCCAATTCGTCAATCATGGTCGGACCGAGTCGTATGAACATGCAATGCTCGGTCACAACTTCCGAATGACGAGTATGGCGGCGGCCATCGGACGTGTCCAGCTAGACCGCCTTCCCGAGTTCATTGAGACACGCCGAGAGAACGCCGCCAAACTGACTGAAGGTCTTACCGAAACAAGCGTCGCCACTCCAACTGAACCGGACGGGCTGAAACACGTATATCACCAGTACACAATTCGTACCGACAGCAGAGATGAATTACAAGATCACCTAGACGATCATGGGGTTGGAAACAACGTGTACTATCCGAAATGTATTCATGAGCAACCGGCTTATGATGGTATCAAGGTGACTGCACCCAAAGGCGAGGCTGCCGCGATGGAAGTTCTCTCACTTCCCGTTCATCCCTCCGTCTCGGCTGACGATCGCAATTGGATTATCGAGTCAATCCAAGACTATGACACGGAATAG
- a CDS encoding Gfo/Idh/MocA family protein yields the protein MTRNRTDVGVIGVGSMGQHHARVYRELNDVNLVGVADADAGRASAVAENHNTEAMETKALLEHVDAASVVVPTQYHYEMVTRCLDQSVATFVEKPVLGSLERANDLLSQVERADVPLQVGHIERFNPAVIALSEIVEDLSLISVRARRLGPEPDRKIKDNAVIDLMIHDIDIALFLFGETPISVSGSSTRGGRHASALLEFDNDRVASLTASRKTQRKVRMLEITAEECFIEVDYLDQSIEIHRNSIPRYIEKDGDVRFKHESIIERPVVQNGEPLRKELESFIEVVETGTTPEVTIKDGLDALSVALEIEQKTGLKSQSASTDD from the coding sequence ATGACACGGAATAGAACTGATGTTGGCGTGATCGGCGTGGGGTCGATGGGCCAGCACCATGCACGCGTATATCGTGAGCTGAATGACGTGAACCTCGTCGGGGTTGCCGACGCTGATGCGGGGCGCGCGAGTGCGGTTGCCGAGAATCACAACACCGAGGCGATGGAAACGAAGGCTCTGTTGGAGCACGTGGACGCCGCCTCGGTTGTCGTCCCGACTCAGTATCACTACGAGATGGTGACAAGGTGTCTAGACCAGAGTGTTGCGACCTTCGTCGAAAAGCCGGTTTTAGGGTCGCTTGAGCGTGCCAACGATCTCCTTAGCCAAGTTGAAAGGGCAGACGTGCCTCTCCAAGTAGGTCACATCGAGAGGTTCAATCCTGCCGTAATCGCTCTCTCTGAGATTGTCGAGGATCTGTCTCTCATCAGTGTTCGCGCTCGGCGACTCGGTCCAGAACCGGATCGGAAGATCAAGGATAACGCAGTGATCGATCTGATGATACACGACATCGATATTGCGCTGTTTTTGTTTGGCGAGACACCTATCTCAGTTTCTGGATCCAGTACTCGTGGGGGCCGCCATGCAAGTGCACTTCTTGAGTTTGATAACGACCGGGTGGCGTCACTTACTGCGAGTCGGAAGACGCAACGAAAAGTTCGAATGCTTGAAATCACCGCTGAAGAGTGTTTCATTGAGGTAGACTACCTCGACCAGTCAATTGAGATCCATCGAAACTCGATCCCGAGGTACATCGAAAAAGATGGCGATGTCCGGTTCAAACACGAGAGTATCATCGAGAGACCGGTCGTACAGAACGGAGAACCGTTACGGAAGGAACTCGAATCATTCATAGAGGTCGTCGAGACAGGAACGACGCCGGAGGTGACAATCAAAGACGGACTTGATGCGCTTTCAGTCGCACTGGAGATTGAGCAGAAAACTGGCCTCAAATCGCAGAGTGCCTCGACTGATGACTGA
- a CDS encoding nucleotide sugar dehydrogenase: protein MTDANSSREGFGSLYGASTDEGAQKEAFTSGKFPVAVYGLGKMGLPLAAVFAEICGNVIGVDIDPDVVSSLQNGDCHIKQEPGLGSLVADLVNNDSLQATTEPREAARDASIHVVIVPTPITEQKEPDLAILDTVIADIATGLTEGDIVLVECTVPPKTTETRVFERLLGESDLNRGEFGVAFCPERTSSGRALEDIRGAYPKVVGGIDDESTRAASVIYDTINSEGVLTVSDATTAEAVKLFEGLYRDVNIALANELGQFTDELGIDVREAIDIANTQPFCHIHNPGPGVGGHCIPYYPYFLIKPFETPAPLLSAAREVNDSMPSFTVAKVREGLESQGIAIEDAKIVILGLTYRPGVKEIRASPAISISQELSALDAEVFGIDPLLDSFEEFDIQPIEQDKLYELSVDGLILVTPHEEFEQIQWTELDDPAVIIDGRASLENLETDSWVYTIGRGKQIGKYS from the coding sequence ATGACTGACGCCAACAGCTCTCGAGAGGGCTTCGGATCACTATACGGAGCGTCCACAGATGAGGGCGCTCAAAAGGAAGCATTCACGAGTGGAAAATTTCCAGTTGCAGTCTACGGTCTCGGCAAAATGGGGCTTCCGCTGGCAGCTGTGTTCGCGGAGATTTGTGGGAATGTCATAGGGGTAGATATCGATCCCGATGTCGTTTCCAGTCTTCAGAACGGGGATTGTCATATTAAGCAGGAACCTGGTCTCGGTTCGCTCGTCGCCGATCTTGTTAATAATGATTCGCTCCAAGCGACGACGGAGCCGCGTGAGGCAGCTCGAGATGCATCGATTCACGTCGTTATCGTTCCAACACCAATCACTGAACAAAAAGAGCCAGATCTTGCAATCCTTGATACGGTGATCGCAGATATCGCAACCGGATTGACCGAAGGCGATATCGTGCTCGTCGAGTGTACAGTTCCTCCCAAGACCACTGAGACGCGTGTTTTCGAGCGACTTCTCGGCGAATCGGATCTTAACCGAGGCGAATTCGGTGTCGCATTCTGTCCGGAGCGAACCTCTTCAGGACGAGCGCTTGAAGACATCCGCGGTGCGTATCCGAAAGTTGTTGGTGGGATAGATGATGAGAGTACTCGCGCCGCGAGCGTAATTTACGATACGATCAATTCGGAGGGAGTACTCACGGTGTCAGATGCGACGACTGCAGAGGCAGTGAAACTATTTGAAGGACTCTACCGAGATGTCAATATAGCGCTCGCAAACGAACTGGGACAGTTTACTGACGAATTAGGTATTGATGTTCGCGAAGCGATCGATATCGCCAACACACAGCCATTCTGTCACATACACAATCCGGGGCCTGGCGTCGGCGGACACTGTATCCCGTATTATCCGTATTTCTTGATCAAACCGTTCGAAACGCCTGCACCACTCCTCTCCGCCGCACGAGAAGTAAACGATTCGATGCCGTCGTTTACCGTCGCCAAAGTTCGGGAAGGCCTAGAGTCTCAAGGGATCGCGATTGAAGATGCGAAAATCGTAATTCTGGGCTTAACATATCGTCCTGGCGTCAAGGAAATTCGGGCTTCTCCAGCAATCTCCATTAGTCAGGAACTATCGGCTTTGGATGCTGAAGTGTTTGGAATTGATCCATTACTTGATTCATTTGAGGAGTTTGATATCCAACCGATTGAACAGGACAAACTCTATGAACTTAGCGTAGACGGCCTTATCCTTGTGACACCACATGAAGAATTCGAACAAATTCAGTGGACAGAACTTGATGATCCGGCCGTAATTATTGATGGGCGGGCATCACTAGAGAATCTAGAAACAGATTCCTGGGTATACACGATTGGTAGGGGAAAGCAGATTGGGAAATATTCGTAA